From one Nocardioides yefusunii genomic stretch:
- a CDS encoding GDP-mannose 4,6-dehydratase, translated as MSSARRRALITGSAGQDGSYLAEQLLADGYAVHGLVRPRPDGSVVRPEFVPDAVVLHGGDVTDHAATAALVAEVNPDEVYNLAAISSVARSWTEPDLVRAVNGDAAIALLDACVAVGARFVQASSAEIFGAPTQNPQTEDTPLAPTNPYGEAKAAAHEAVQAARATGKFAVNAVLYNHESPRRPNTFVTRKITQTVAAIARGEADELVLGTTSVRRDWGWAPDHVDAMVRAARHDVAQDYVVATGVGHSVHDLAAAAFAHVGISDWERFLRIDQAYVRPNDAPVLLGDASRARLDLGWVPTRTFEEMVAEMVDADLG; from the coding sequence ATGAGTTCTGCGCGACGCCGTGCGCTGATCACCGGAAGCGCCGGTCAGGACGGCTCCTATCTGGCCGAACAGCTGCTGGCCGACGGTTACGCGGTGCACGGCCTGGTGCGTCCCCGGCCCGACGGTTCCGTCGTCCGGCCGGAGTTCGTGCCCGACGCCGTCGTCCTGCACGGCGGTGACGTGACCGACCACGCCGCGACCGCTGCTCTGGTGGCTGAGGTGAATCCGGACGAGGTCTACAACCTCGCCGCGATCAGTTCGGTGGCCCGCAGTTGGACGGAGCCCGACCTGGTGCGAGCCGTCAACGGCGACGCCGCGATCGCGCTCCTGGACGCCTGTGTCGCGGTGGGAGCCCGGTTCGTGCAGGCCTCGAGCGCGGAGATCTTCGGCGCTCCGACGCAGAACCCGCAGACCGAGGACACCCCGCTCGCGCCCACGAACCCGTACGGGGAGGCCAAGGCGGCGGCGCACGAGGCGGTGCAGGCCGCTCGTGCTACGGGGAAGTTCGCCGTCAACGCAGTGCTCTACAACCACGAGTCCCCGCGGCGGCCGAACACGTTCGTGACCCGCAAGATCACCCAGACGGTCGCTGCCATCGCGCGCGGTGAGGCCGACGAGCTGGTGCTGGGCACGACGAGCGTGCGGCGGGACTGGGGGTGGGCTCCGGACCACGTCGACGCGATGGTGCGCGCAGCCCGGCACGACGTCGCGCAGGACTACGTCGTCGCCACCGGCGTCGGGCACTCGGTGCACGACCTGGCTGCGGCAGCGTTCGCCCACGTCGGGATCAGCGACTGGGAACGTTTCCTACGGATCGACCAGGCCTATGTCCGCCCGAATGACGCGCCCGTCCTGCTGGGGGACGCGAGCCGTGCCCGCCTGGACCTGGGATGGGTCCCGACGCGCACGTTCGAGGAGATGGTGGCGGAGATGGTCGACGCCGACCTGGGCTGA
- a CDS encoding DUF4012 domain-containing protein encodes MNFVRRHPVLVVTGVLGLLLIALALLALPLRSVPADADAAKSELTAAVEAFKVGDVEVAGTHLDAARTHVDAVTDVTDGFGARVWSWVPVIGSGVGDARHLGTALSELTSAVEAARTVYPQVSGEDATLMEGKSVDLAVLADVTAALRTVEGHVDTARSHLDDVDGSAPMIGARISEARDEALDQVVPVADGIDRLLPMVDQLPATLGKDRPMKYLVAMMNPSELKYAGGSMLTFSVVTADNGTIKRGETFDVETAPQIFRNVYWDHVEGNPFVSQYSQKITHANIAPSWEVSGEETLRAWEKLRKRDVDGLIAVDVVAISRMMQVTGPVYVEGLGQLRADNVVERTAGDYERFTLAQQAERKALNRALVPAFLDQLFSGNDFVSTMQAVGDSAGGRHLAFYFRDDVTQAAAGEFGLDGALADTDHDYVGFFTQNLVGSKADFGQRKSISSEVTLREDGSAEVVMTAKVKNGNDATVDGELSAYTDPNLEGNLALFLPRGAEVSKVRVADSDGSRDAATTTGDYYGRPYVEQPSLVRAGESGTLKVTYVVPQAATVTGDSLTYLLDLDPQPTVEKAKVDVTVRFPAGFTPRPQTAAGDADSPVWTTDGDGSARWTSTTFDTRTSLTLVASRG; translated from the coding sequence GTGAACTTCGTACGTCGTCACCCCGTTCTTGTCGTCACAGGAGTGCTGGGCCTGCTGCTGATCGCTCTCGCGCTGCTCGCGCTGCCCCTGCGTTCGGTCCCCGCTGACGCGGACGCGGCCAAGAGCGAACTGACCGCCGCGGTCGAAGCGTTCAAGGTCGGCGACGTCGAGGTGGCCGGTACGCATCTCGACGCTGCGCGCACCCACGTGGACGCCGTCACCGACGTGACGGACGGTTTCGGCGCGAGGGTGTGGTCGTGGGTGCCGGTGATCGGTTCGGGCGTGGGCGACGCCCGCCACCTCGGCACGGCGCTCTCGGAACTCACCTCCGCGGTCGAGGCCGCCCGGACCGTCTACCCGCAGGTCTCGGGCGAGGACGCGACCCTGATGGAGGGCAAGTCGGTGGACCTCGCGGTCCTGGCGGACGTGACTGCCGCGCTGCGCACCGTCGAGGGCCACGTCGACACCGCACGCTCCCATCTCGACGACGTCGACGGTTCCGCACCGATGATCGGCGCCCGGATCTCCGAGGCCCGCGACGAGGCACTCGACCAGGTGGTCCCGGTCGCCGACGGCATCGACCGGCTGCTGCCGATGGTCGACCAGCTGCCCGCGACGCTCGGCAAGGACCGACCGATGAAGTACCTCGTCGCGATGATGAACCCCTCCGAGCTCAAGTACGCCGGCGGCTCGATGCTGACCTTCTCGGTGGTCACGGCCGACAACGGCACGATCAAGCGCGGTGAGACCTTCGACGTCGAGACCGCACCGCAGATCTTCCGCAACGTCTACTGGGACCACGTCGAGGGCAACCCGTTCGTCTCGCAGTACTCCCAGAAGATCACCCACGCCAACATCGCCCCGTCGTGGGAGGTGTCGGGCGAGGAGACCCTGCGTGCCTGGGAGAAGCTGCGCAAGCGTGACGTCGACGGTCTGATCGCGGTCGACGTCGTCGCGATCTCGCGGATGATGCAGGTCACCGGTCCGGTCTACGTCGAGGGCCTGGGCCAGTTGCGTGCCGACAACGTCGTGGAGCGCACCGCCGGTGACTACGAGCGGTTCACGCTCGCTCAGCAGGCCGAGCGCAAGGCCCTGAACCGGGCCCTGGTCCCGGCGTTCCTGGACCAGCTCTTCTCCGGGAACGACTTCGTCTCCACGATGCAGGCCGTCGGGGACTCCGCGGGCGGACGTCACCTGGCCTTCTACTTCCGCGACGACGTCACCCAGGCCGCGGCCGGCGAGTTCGGTCTCGACGGTGCCCTGGCTGACACCGACCACGACTACGTCGGCTTCTTCACCCAGAACTTGGTCGGCTCGAAGGCCGACTTCGGTCAGCGCAAGTCGATCTCCTCGGAGGTGACGCTGCGTGAGGACGGTTCCGCCGAGGTCGTGATGACGGCGAAGGTGAAGAACGGCAACGACGCCACCGTCGACGGCGAACTCTCTGCGTACACCGACCCGAATCTCGAGGGGAACCTGGCGCTCTTCCTGCCGCGTGGCGCCGAGGTGAGCAAGGTCCGGGTCGCCGACTCCGACGGCTCGCGTGACGCCGCGACGACGACGGGCGACTACTACGGCCGCCCCTACGTCGAGCAGCCCTCGCTGGTGCGCGCCGGTGAGAGCGGGACGTTGAAGGTCACCTACGTGGTGCCGCAGGCCGCAACGGTCACCGGCGACTCCCTCACCTACCTGCTCGACCTCGACCCGCAGCCCACGGTGGAGAAGGCCAAGGTCGATGTCACGGTGCGCTTCCCGGCCGGGTTCACCCCGCGTCCGCAGACCGCTGCAGGCGACGCTGACTCCCCCGTCTGGACGACGGACGGCGACGGGTCCGCGCGCTGGACCAGCACCACCTTCGACACGCGTACGTCCCTCACGCTGGTGGCCTCGCGCGGATGA
- a CDS encoding sugar nucleotide-binding protein, translated as MTSTSGASTPLPHVTETPIEGLLVVQLDLREDPRGWFKENWQRAKMTPAGLPDFGPVQHNLSFNTDRGVARGFHAEPWDKYLTIAHGRVFAAWVDMREGPTFGQTFSMEMDPSVGVFVPRGVANSYQTLTDAATYSYLVNQHWRPDAAYPGVALSDPALGIEWPIPLDECILSEKDLSYGPLTPEMAIPRQRMLVLGGNGQVGRALALEFPDALVVGRDVLDITDADAVAAWDWRAHDVVVNAAAYTAVDAAETDQGRRDAWAANATAPARLAALSREHGFTLVHFSSDYVFSGTAPEGGWTESSAFAPLGVYAQSKAAGDLAVAAAPHHYVLRCSWVVGDGANFVATMQSLAARGVSPSVVDDQIGRPTFTDEIARAVRHLLETRPPYGTYHLSNGGDATSFHALAQEVFAASGRPADDVTAVSTAEYTAGLATTPAPRPDDSRLDLSALLATGFEPRDWRDALTRYLS; from the coding sequence ATGACCAGCACCTCCGGCGCATCCACGCCTCTCCCCCACGTCACGGAGACCCCGATCGAGGGACTCCTGGTGGTCCAACTCGACCTGCGCGAGGACCCACGGGGGTGGTTCAAGGAGAACTGGCAGCGGGCCAAGATGACGCCTGCGGGCCTGCCCGACTTCGGGCCCGTCCAGCACAACCTCTCCTTCAACACCGACCGCGGAGTGGCGCGCGGTTTCCACGCCGAACCGTGGGACAAGTACCTGACGATCGCCCACGGCCGCGTGTTCGCTGCCTGGGTGGACATGCGTGAGGGACCGACGTTCGGGCAGACGTTCTCGATGGAGATGGACCCCAGCGTGGGGGTCTTCGTTCCTCGGGGCGTCGCCAACTCCTACCAGACACTCACCGACGCAGCGACGTACTCCTACCTGGTCAACCAGCACTGGCGCCCCGACGCCGCCTACCCCGGCGTGGCTCTGAGCGACCCGGCGCTGGGCATCGAGTGGCCGATCCCGCTGGATGAGTGCATCCTCAGCGAGAAGGACCTCTCCTACGGTCCGCTCACCCCGGAGATGGCGATCCCCCGTCAGCGGATGCTGGTGCTGGGCGGCAACGGACAGGTCGGCCGCGCGCTGGCACTGGAGTTCCCCGACGCCCTCGTGGTGGGCCGCGACGTCCTCGACATCACGGACGCTGACGCCGTCGCTGCCTGGGACTGGCGTGCGCACGACGTCGTCGTCAATGCGGCTGCCTACACGGCGGTCGACGCCGCGGAGACCGACCAGGGACGTCGGGACGCGTGGGCCGCCAACGCCACCGCGCCGGCCCGTCTGGCTGCGCTGTCGCGTGAACACGGGTTCACGCTGGTGCACTTCTCCTCGGACTACGTGTTCAGCGGCACCGCACCCGAGGGCGGCTGGACGGAGTCGTCGGCGTTCGCACCCCTCGGCGTCTACGCCCAGTCCAAGGCAGCTGGTGACCTTGCGGTGGCAGCCGCTCCTCACCACTACGTCCTGCGTTGTTCGTGGGTGGTGGGCGACGGCGCCAACTTCGTCGCCACGATGCAGTCATTGGCCGCACGCGGCGTGAGCCCGAGCGTCGTCGACGACCAGATCGGACGGCCCACGTTCACCGACGAGATCGCCCGCGCCGTACGCCACCTCCTCGAAACCCGCCCGCCGTACGGCACCTACCACCTGAGCAACGGCGGCGACGCGACGTCGTTCCATGCCCTCGCCCAGGAGGTGTTCGCAGCGAGCGGCCGGCCGGCCGACGACGTCACGGCGGTCAGCACGGCGGAGTACACCGCTGGTCTGGCGACCACCCCTGCCCCGCGGCCAGATGACAGCCGGTTGGACCTCTCCGCGCTCCTCGCCACCGGTTTCGAGCCTCGGGACTGGCGCGACGCTCTCACGAGGTACCTGAGCTAA
- a CDS encoding enoyl-CoA hydratase-related protein, protein MSDSELLVTSSDGVVTVVFNRPHRHNAFTKAMYAEMRALFTDLQTRPDVRVVVLRGAGGRAFAAGNDIGDFLDEPDASAYEEWIGEMLDLLFELPQVTIAAVDGVCVGGGLAVATHCDIRIATPESRFGYPIARTLGNALSAPIVYRCVAAFGEGVTRSMLLTGRLVDAERAYSLGALHEITEDLNAAVDKLVDEITFASATTQRATKRQINARARATEVQPDFDRAMLGDVYTGPDFTEGVRAFMAKEKPHFGTDAH, encoded by the coding sequence GTGAGCGACTCCGAACTCCTGGTCACCTCGTCCGACGGCGTGGTGACGGTTGTCTTCAACCGACCGCACCGTCACAACGCCTTCACCAAGGCGATGTACGCCGAGATGCGTGCCCTCTTCACCGACCTGCAGACCCGACCCGACGTCCGCGTCGTCGTCCTGCGTGGGGCAGGAGGACGTGCGTTCGCGGCCGGCAACGACATCGGTGACTTCCTCGACGAGCCCGACGCGTCGGCCTACGAGGAGTGGATCGGGGAGATGCTCGACCTCCTCTTCGAACTCCCGCAGGTGACGATCGCGGCCGTCGACGGCGTCTGCGTCGGCGGTGGCCTGGCCGTCGCCACCCACTGCGACATCCGGATCGCGACCCCGGAGTCCCGCTTCGGCTACCCGATCGCGCGGACCCTGGGCAACGCGCTCTCCGCGCCGATCGTCTACCGCTGCGTCGCCGCGTTCGGTGAAGGCGTCACCCGCTCGATGCTGCTGACGGGTCGACTCGTCGACGCCGAACGGGCCTACTCGCTCGGTGCGCTGCACGAGATCACCGAGGACCTCAACGCTGCCGTCGACAAGCTCGTCGACGAGATCACCTTCGCCTCCGCCACCACCCAGCGCGCCACCAAGCGCCAGATCAACGCCCGCGCCCGCGCCACCGAGGTCCAGCCCGACTTCGACCGTGCGATGCTCGGCGACGTCTACACCGGCCCCGACTTCACCGAGGGCGTGCGTGCGTTCATGGCCAAGGAGAAGCCGCACTTCGGCACCGACGCCCACTGA
- the galE gene encoding UDP-glucose 4-epimerase GalE: MKILVTGGAGYIGSHTVLTLLEKGHEVEVVDNYDNSSPEAIRRVEELTGRTVVSHEMDLREEEQLTALFATGDFDAVIHFAGLKAVGESVAKPTLYYGTNLESTLSLVRAMSASKTRTLVFSSSATVYGERAVVPYVEEFEPLESTNPYGKTKVMIELMLGDIAAADPSWKIGLLRYFNPVGAHPSGRIGEDPQGIPNNLTPYISQVAVGRLEKLGVFGDDYDTPDGTGLRDYIHVMDLAEGHVACLEHLDASEISCRAWNLGTGEGTSVLEVVKAFEKASGVEIPYEVKPRRAGDLARSYANAERAKAELGWEAKLGIDDMCADLWRWQSNNPQGYREA, encoded by the coding sequence ATGAAGATCCTCGTCACCGGCGGAGCCGGCTACATCGGTTCGCACACCGTGCTCACGCTCCTGGAGAAGGGCCACGAGGTCGAGGTCGTCGACAACTACGACAACTCCTCGCCCGAGGCGATCCGGCGCGTGGAAGAACTGACCGGACGCACCGTCGTCTCCCACGAGATGGACCTGCGCGAGGAGGAACAGCTCACCGCGCTCTTCGCCACCGGTGACTTCGACGCCGTCATCCACTTCGCCGGCCTCAAGGCCGTCGGCGAGTCCGTCGCGAAGCCGACGCTCTACTACGGCACCAACCTCGAGTCGACGCTCTCGCTGGTCCGCGCGATGAGCGCCTCGAAGACCCGCACGCTGGTCTTCTCCTCGTCCGCGACCGTCTACGGCGAGCGTGCCGTGGTGCCGTACGTCGAGGAGTTCGAGCCGCTGGAGTCCACCAACCCGTACGGCAAGACCAAGGTGATGATCGAGCTCATGCTCGGCGACATCGCCGCGGCCGACCCGTCGTGGAAGATCGGCCTGCTGCGCTACTTCAACCCGGTCGGCGCGCACCCGTCCGGCCGGATCGGTGAGGACCCGCAGGGCATCCCCAACAACCTCACCCCCTACATCTCCCAGGTGGCGGTCGGACGTCTGGAGAAGCTCGGCGTCTTCGGCGACGACTACGACACTCCCGACGGCACGGGTCTGCGCGACTACATCCACGTCATGGACCTCGCCGAAGGCCACGTCGCGTGCTTGGAGCACCTGGACGCCAGCGAGATCTCGTGCCGGGCCTGGAACCTCGGCACCGGTGAAGGCACCTCCGTGCTGGAGGTCGTGAAGGCGTTCGAGAAGGCGTCCGGCGTCGAGATCCCGTATGAGGTGAAGCCGCGTCGTGCCGGCGACCTCGCGCGTTCCTACGCCAACGCGGAGCGCGCCAAGGCCGAACTCGGCTGGGAGGCCAAGCTCGGCATCGACGACATGTGCGCCGATCTGTGGCGCTGGCAGTCGAACAACCCGCAGGGGTACCGCGAGGCCTGA
- the rfbA gene encoding glucose-1-phosphate thymidylyltransferase RfbA, with protein MRGIILAGGTGSRLHPITLGVSKQLVPVYDKPMIYYPLSTLMLAGVRDILVITTPQDAEAFERLLGDGSRYGITLTYAVQPSPDGLAQAFTIGAEHIGDDSVALVLGDNIFHGAGLGTQLQRFSDLDGAAVFGYAVSDPRAYGVVEFDADGKALSLEEKPDVPKSRYAVPGLYFYGNDVVKYAAELEPSARGELEITDLNRRYLEEGRLQVEVLPRGTAWLDTGTFDSLNDASNFVRTIEGRQGYKIGAPEEVAWRMGFIDDAELAALAAPLRKSGYGEYLLSLLDD; from the coding sequence ATGCGAGGAATCATCCTGGCCGGGGGGACCGGTAGCCGTCTGCACCCGATCACGCTGGGTGTCAGCAAGCAGCTGGTCCCGGTCTACGACAAGCCGATGATCTACTACCCTCTCTCGACGCTGATGCTGGCCGGTGTCCGCGACATCCTGGTGATCACCACCCCGCAGGACGCCGAGGCCTTCGAGCGACTGCTCGGCGACGGCTCCCGCTACGGGATCACGCTCACCTACGCCGTCCAGCCCAGCCCGGACGGTCTGGCACAGGCCTTCACGATCGGTGCCGAGCACATCGGTGACGACTCCGTCGCCCTCGTCCTGGGCGACAACATCTTCCACGGCGCCGGTCTCGGCACCCAGCTGCAGCGGTTCTCCGACCTCGACGGCGCCGCGGTCTTCGGCTACGCCGTCAGCGACCCGCGCGCCTACGGCGTCGTCGAGTTCGACGCCGACGGCAAGGCGCTCTCCCTGGAGGAGAAGCCCGACGTCCCCAAGTCGCGCTACGCGGTGCCCGGCCTCTACTTCTACGGCAACGACGTCGTGAAGTACGCCGCCGAACTGGAGCCGAGCGCCCGCGGTGAACTGGAGATCACCGACCTCAACCGTCGCTACCTCGAAGAAGGACGCCTGCAGGTGGAGGTGCTGCCCCGCGGCACCGCCTGGCTCGACACCGGCACCTTCGACTCCCTCAACGACGCCTCCAACTTCGTACGCACCATCGAGGGCCGTCAGGGCTACAAGATCGGTGCCCCCGAGGAAGTCGCCTGGCGGATGGGTTTCATCGACGACGCCGAACTGGCCGCGCTGGCCGCGCCGCTGCGCAAGTCCGGGTACGGCGAGTACCTGCTCAGCCTGCTCGACGACTGA
- a CDS encoding glycosyltransferase family 4 protein: protein MSRVLLNLANLKNGGGIQVGASFLDELARLKTEGNYAWLHGEVVVLASHHVMNNISAATKAALPITEIDKTINLGQLREKHDVSFTVFGPEYVPFRAAHRFVGFADVTSLWPEFARNTSRLAALKNLMRRTASRISTRGRRLVVEAPHMRAALHNMWDIKEDDVAVVPNTYNQIFDRPALWSPAPIPKNLAEPLVCFVTRLYPHKNHAVLGKVGAEMKRRGSPVKFLLTLREDEWLLLPPDVREHSVTVGSVTVDQLASIYAASAAAVFPSLLEAFSATPLEALITGTPLVASDRHFVRDVTGDFAWYADPTDPVALADALTQALSPAGADLAARGVEHARNHPTARDRAVAYADMIADALSS, encoded by the coding sequence ATGTCGCGCGTACTCCTGAATCTGGCGAACCTGAAGAACGGCGGAGGCATCCAAGTCGGGGCGTCCTTTCTCGATGAACTAGCCCGCCTGAAGACCGAGGGGAATTACGCTTGGCTCCACGGCGAGGTCGTCGTCCTCGCGTCCCACCACGTCATGAACAACATCTCCGCCGCCACCAAGGCAGCCCTGCCTATCACGGAGATCGACAAGACCATTAACCTCGGCCAATTACGCGAGAAGCATGACGTTTCATTCACCGTCTTCGGCCCCGAGTACGTCCCTTTTCGGGCCGCACATCGCTTTGTTGGCTTTGCTGACGTGACCAGCCTCTGGCCTGAGTTCGCTAGGAACACCTCGCGATTGGCAGCGCTGAAGAATCTGATGCGCCGAACGGCCTCTCGAATTTCGACGCGGGGCCGCCGCTTGGTCGTGGAGGCTCCGCATATGCGCGCTGCTCTCCACAATATGTGGGACATTAAAGAGGATGATGTCGCTGTCGTTCCCAACACTTACAACCAGATCTTCGATCGTCCCGCGCTATGGTCTCCGGCTCCAATCCCGAAAAATCTTGCAGAACCTCTCGTGTGCTTTGTGACACGCCTTTACCCCCACAAGAACCACGCTGTCCTTGGCAAGGTGGGAGCTGAAATGAAGCGCCGCGGCTCCCCTGTGAAGTTCCTACTCACACTGCGTGAAGACGAATGGCTCCTCCTCCCGCCTGACGTACGGGAGCATTCCGTCACTGTGGGATCAGTGACCGTCGATCAATTGGCTTCCATTTACGCAGCAAGTGCGGCAGCAGTGTTCCCCAGCTTGCTCGAAGCGTTCTCCGCCACCCCGCTAGAGGCATTGATAACCGGAACCCCTCTCGTGGCCTCCGACCGCCACTTCGTGCGCGACGTGACCGGCGACTTCGCTTGGTACGCCGATCCAACGGACCCCGTGGCGCTGGCTGACGCCCTGACGCAAGCGCTGAGCCCGGCCGGTGCGGACCTGGCCGCGCGCGGCGTGGAGCATGCACGGAATCACCCCACCGCACGGGACCGCGCCGTGGCGTACGCCGACATGATCGCCGACGCCTTGTCCTCCTGA
- the rfbB gene encoding dTDP-glucose 4,6-dehydratase yields MTHVLVTGGAGFIGCNFVRHLVRETDVRVTVLDKLTYASSEASLADLPADRVRLVVGDIVDEGLVDGLVATADVVVHFAAESHNDNSLTGPRIFVQTNIVGTFTLLEAVRRHDVRFHHVSTDEVYGDLELDDPDRFTEHTAYNPSSPYSASKAASDHLVRAWVRSFKVRATISNCSNNYGPWQHVEKFIPRQITELIEGRAPRVYGAGANVRDWIHADDHSSAVWRIITAGRIGETYLIGADGEQSNLEVVRHLNVLFDRDPDDFVQVADRAGHDLRYAINSTRLRSELGWRPRHENFHDGLARTVTWYREHEDWWRPVKAATEATYAQKGH; encoded by the coding sequence ATGACCCACGTTCTCGTGACCGGTGGAGCCGGTTTCATCGGCTGCAACTTCGTTCGGCACCTCGTCCGGGAGACCGATGTCCGGGTGACGGTGCTGGACAAGCTGACCTACGCCTCCTCCGAGGCGTCCTTGGCCGACCTGCCCGCAGACCGGGTGCGTCTGGTGGTGGGCGACATCGTCGACGAGGGTCTCGTCGACGGTCTCGTCGCGACCGCCGACGTGGTGGTCCACTTCGCCGCGGAGTCGCACAACGACAACTCCCTGACCGGCCCGCGCATCTTCGTCCAGACCAACATCGTGGGCACGTTCACGCTTCTGGAGGCGGTGCGGCGTCACGACGTGCGGTTCCACCACGTCTCCACCGACGAGGTGTACGGCGACCTCGAGCTCGACGACCCGGACCGGTTCACCGAGCACACGGCCTACAACCCGTCCTCGCCCTACTCCGCCTCGAAGGCGGCCAGCGACCATCTTGTGCGGGCCTGGGTGCGCTCGTTCAAGGTCCGCGCCACGATCTCGAACTGTTCCAACAACTACGGCCCGTGGCAGCACGTGGAGAAGTTCATCCCGCGCCAGATCACCGAACTGATCGAGGGCCGGGCTCCGCGGGTCTACGGCGCCGGCGCGAACGTGCGCGACTGGATCCACGCCGACGACCACTCCTCTGCGGTGTGGCGAATCATCACTGCCGGACGGATCGGTGAGACCTACCTGATCGGCGCCGACGGCGAGCAGTCCAACCTGGAGGTGGTGCGCCACCTCAACGTCCTCTTCGACCGCGACCCCGACGACTTCGTCCAGGTGGCCGACCGGGCGGGACACGACCTGCGGTACGCGATCAACTCGACGCGGCTGCGGAGCGAGTTGGGGTGGAGGCCCCGGCACGAGAACTTCCACGACGGTCTGGCCCGCACGGTGACTTGGTACCGCGAGCACGAGGACTGGTGGCGCCCGGTGAAGGCCGCCACCGAGGCGACGTACGCCCAGAAGGGACACTGA
- the gmd gene encoding GDP-mannose 4,6-dehydratase, with product MSLDTSLSPATLPGAGRTALVTGITGQDGLYLAELLLAKGYEVHGVVRGQNNPRRELVEELVPDVQLHTGDLTDMSSLLRALSASNPDEVYNLGAISFVAYSWENAALTSDVTGKGVLTMLEALRLHAGSDLDKVRFYQASSSEMFGKVQEVPQRETTLLWPRSPYGVSKVFGHYMTINYRESYGMHASSGILFNHESPRRGEEFVTRKVTKAVAKIHLGLQDELVLGNLDAQRDWGYAGDYVEAMWRMLQQDEADDYVIATGVSHSIRDLVTIAFDHVGISGWEQFVRQDPRFLRPAEVDTLVGDASKAKRVLGWEPQVDFDSLVRMMVDADLEALKAGWK from the coding sequence ATGTCACTCGACACCTCCCTCTCCCCCGCGACGCTGCCCGGAGCGGGGCGCACTGCCCTCGTCACCGGCATCACCGGCCAGGACGGTCTGTACCTGGCCGAACTGCTCCTGGCGAAGGGCTACGAGGTGCACGGCGTCGTGCGCGGACAGAACAACCCGCGTCGTGAGCTGGTCGAGGAGCTCGTGCCCGACGTGCAGCTGCACACCGGCGACCTCACCGACATGTCCTCGCTGCTGCGTGCGTTGAGCGCCTCGAACCCCGACGAGGTCTACAACCTGGGTGCGATCTCGTTCGTCGCCTACTCGTGGGAGAACGCCGCCCTGACCTCGGACGTCACCGGCAAGGGCGTCCTGACGATGTTGGAGGCGCTGCGCCTGCACGCCGGCAGCGACCTCGACAAGGTGCGCTTCTACCAGGCGTCGAGCTCGGAGATGTTCGGCAAGGTCCAGGAGGTTCCGCAGCGGGAGACGACGTTGCTGTGGCCGCGTTCGCCGTACGGCGTCAGCAAGGTCTTCGGCCACTACATGACGATCAACTACCGCGAGTCGTACGGGATGCACGCTTCGAGCGGCATCCTCTTCAACCACGAGTCGCCGCGACGTGGCGAGGAGTTCGTGACGCGGAAGGTCACCAAGGCGGTCGCGAAGATCCACTTGGGGCTGCAGGACGAACTGGTGCTCGGCAACCTCGACGCCCAGCGCGACTGGGGCTACGCCGGCGACTACGTCGAGGCGATGTGGCGGATGCTGCAGCAGGACGAGGCCGACGACTACGTGATCGCGACCGGCGTCTCGCACTCGATCCGGGACCTGGTGACGATCGCGTTCGACCACGTCGGGATCTCCGGCTGGGAACAGTTCGTGCGTCAGGACCCGCGCTTCCTGCGTCCGGCAGAGGTCGACACCCTGGTCGGTGACGCCTCGAAGGCGAAGCGGGTGCTGGGCTGGGAACCGCAGGTCGACTTCGACTCGCTGGTCCGGATGATGGTCGACGCCGACCTCGAGGCACTCAAGGCCGGCTGGAAATGA